In the genome of Litoribacterium kuwaitense, one region contains:
- a CDS encoding phage baseplate plug family protein, whose translation MILPVYKDRIPYRFDTEIQGEVFTFEIHYNGDYDFFTFDLLKNEQIIILGEKIVYGRPLFESLSDIRLPKSIITPLDPSGEENEITYDNFTETVKLFVEEVA comes from the coding sequence ATGATTCTACCTGTATATAAGGATCGGATTCCCTACAGATTTGACACTGAAATTCAAGGCGAGGTGTTCACTTTTGAGATTCATTACAATGGAGATTATGACTTTTTCACCTTTGATCTACTCAAAAATGAGCAGATTATTATTTTGGGCGAAAAAATTGTATACGGAAGACCATTGTTTGAGTCGCTCTCCGATATTCGTTTACCGAAATCAATAATCACACCCCTTGATCCGTCTGGTGAAGAAAATGAGATAACATATGATAATTTCACGGAGACAGTAAAACTGTTTGTGGAGGAAGTGGCATGA
- a CDS encoding phage baseplate protein, with amino-acid sequence MASIGGVHFNVISESRNYNNEVTSHSVEDDKTITDHVKPDPISFAIEGIVTTDASTVHRDLLRLRASKTLLDYKGRSTIKNVIIERLKTDVDEKIANGFNFSMTIKQVRLARPSTVNLLPVSLKADTSDIGNAGRVQLT; translated from the coding sequence TTGGCTAGTATAGGTGGGGTACATTTCAATGTTATATCAGAAAGCCGTAACTACAACAACGAAGTGACCAGTCATTCAGTAGAGGACGATAAAACGATAACAGACCACGTAAAACCTGATCCTATTTCATTTGCGATAGAAGGTATTGTTACAACTGACGCTAGCACTGTACACCGTGATTTACTGAGGTTGAGAGCAAGTAAAACGTTACTAGATTATAAAGGACGTTCAACAATTAAAAACGTCATCATAGAAAGGCTCAAAACAGATGTAGATGAAAAAATCGCGAATGGTTTTAACTTCAGTATGACAATCAAACAAGTGCGCTTAGCTCGTCCTTCCACAGTAAATCTTTTGCCCGTTAGCCTCAAAGCGGATACATCGGACATCGGCAATGCAGGGAGGGTTCAATTGACATGA
- a CDS encoding phage tail protein encodes MSVRDLMVSIDFQADLGALDSMNDYTDDLTSNLAGMGSVGDGALGDIGDAAENTEGSMEGLEETSKSLFDVLADNWDKVTIGAAGAGAGIESLAQTQNELTEQTDRLAMATGNNSEEMRQAAIDIANVTFPLEDALDLMETGRQQGIESTDQLKEYASFWDTVGDATGQAGPELGKASVGLRSVGIAAGEESEALSSFGYITENTTSNVMEFLNFIEKTGPELRDMGMNIDDAAAIIGVLENEFGMAGRTARQEFRSAVNEADGDMGKLFETLGITQDTFDDYSNSVSESSDIIQRNADNHAESYTVLQKLQHAASEMTYQYGDLINAASALVPILFILGPAIKAVSVATKIFNASLWTSPITWIVAGIVALIAVVILLWKNWDTVSAALITAWEWLKTTAIGVFTAIGTFITDIFTAIKDFFVNVWNSIVNAVGVALNWIWTTIVTIFTAIFTFYVSIWMTIFNATITVVTSIWNFIVSIFNFIRNTIMTIMTAIWTTIQNIWTTISNTVSTILNGMLTTVTTIFTNMVSTISNWMNNAFTTIQNIWGNVMGFFGGINLMSVGSDIMQGLIEGIKNKATAVIETVTNIGASIKDSITSFFGIASPSRLMMGYGDDIGAGLQIGLDDSAMNVARSAQTLAERGNPSSYYTPGQGGSTNYNRGNSYSFSTEIYVTGSENEEDKRNVEREWKRRVRRWHEEFHREIEVREA; translated from the coding sequence ATGTCAGTAAGAGATTTGATGGTAAGTATAGACTTCCAAGCTGATTTAGGCGCTTTAGATTCCATGAACGATTACACGGATGACCTTACGTCTAATTTGGCAGGTATGGGATCAGTAGGAGATGGAGCCTTAGGAGATATCGGAGATGCTGCCGAAAACACAGAAGGTAGCATGGAGGGTTTAGAGGAAACTTCAAAGAGTTTATTTGATGTTCTCGCTGATAACTGGGATAAAGTAACCATAGGAGCTGCAGGTGCAGGTGCAGGGATAGAGTCTTTGGCTCAAACGCAAAATGAGCTAACAGAGCAAACAGATCGATTAGCAATGGCCACAGGTAACAATAGTGAAGAAATGAGGCAGGCGGCAATCGACATCGCCAATGTTACGTTTCCTCTCGAAGATGCCCTTGACCTAATGGAAACAGGACGACAACAAGGAATAGAGAGCACTGATCAGTTAAAAGAGTACGCTTCGTTTTGGGATACTGTAGGGGATGCGACCGGACAGGCTGGTCCCGAACTAGGTAAAGCGTCAGTTGGTTTGCGATCTGTCGGTATCGCAGCAGGCGAGGAATCCGAAGCTTTGTCTTCGTTTGGTTATATAACCGAAAACACCACTTCGAATGTAATGGAATTTTTAAATTTTATAGAAAAAACGGGTCCAGAACTAAGAGATATGGGCATGAACATAGATGATGCCGCCGCGATCATAGGAGTGCTTGAAAATGAATTTGGGATGGCTGGAAGAACAGCTAGACAAGAATTTCGTTCTGCAGTAAATGAAGCAGATGGGGATATGGGGAAGCTGTTTGAAACCCTAGGAATAACTCAAGACACGTTTGACGACTATTCAAACAGTGTGAGTGAATCCTCAGATATAATCCAAAGGAATGCAGATAATCACGCGGAATCATACACGGTGCTTCAAAAACTCCAGCATGCAGCATCTGAAATGACTTATCAATATGGCGATTTGATAAATGCGGCGTCAGCATTAGTTCCGATATTATTTATTCTTGGTCCGGCGATCAAAGCGGTATCAGTGGCGACAAAAATCTTTAATGCGTCGTTGTGGACATCACCAATCACATGGATAGTCGCAGGAATCGTCGCGCTCATAGCCGTCGTCATACTTCTATGGAAAAACTGGGATACCGTTTCGGCGGCGTTAATAACAGCGTGGGAATGGCTGAAAACCACAGCGATCGGCGTATTCACTGCCATAGGAACGTTTATAACCGATATATTCACAGCAATAAAAGACTTCTTCGTTAACGTTTGGAATAGCATCGTTAACGCTGTTGGTGTTGCACTAAATTGGATTTGGACAACAATTGTAACGATTTTCACAGCAATTTTTACTTTCTATGTAAGCATTTGGATGACAATTTTCAATGCAACAATTACTGTTGTCACAAGCATCTGGAATTTCATCGTGAGTATATTCAACTTCATACGAAATACGATCATGACGATTATGACAGCGATTTGGACGACGATCCAAAACATCTGGACAACAATATCTAATACAGTTTCAACAATCTTAAACGGTATGCTGACGACCGTCACGACGATATTCACCAATATGGTTTCAACAATATCGAACTGGATGAATAACGCCTTTACGACGATCCAAAACATTTGGGGAAATGTCATGGGTTTTTTCGGTGGCATTAACTTGATGAGTGTAGGATCTGATATTATGCAAGGGCTTATCGAAGGGATTAAAAACAAAGCTACAGCAGTTATTGAAACAGTGACGAATATAGGAGCGAGTATCAAAGATAGTATCACGAGCTTCTTTGGAATAGCTTCACCGTCAAGGCTTATGATGGGTTACGGTGACGACATAGGAGCAGGCTTACAAATAGGTCTGGATGATTCAGCTATGAATGTAGCCAGGAGCGCTCAAACACTCGCCGAAAGGGGAAATCCAAGCTCTTATTACACGCCTGGACAAGGTGGATCAACGAACTACAACAGAGGAAATTCCTATAGTTTCTCTACAGAAATATACGTTACTGGAAGCGAGAACGAAGAAGATAAAAGAAATGTCGAAAGAGAATGGAAACGTCGAGTAAGAAGGTGGCACGAAGAGTTTCACCGTGAAATAGAGGTTCGGGAGGCGTAA
- a CDS encoding phage structural protein — MNYDPKEVNVILGGTYLAGFAETMVSAEKDEDDFTPTYGAQGEYSVAESHNTLGTVTVTLQHTSPSISYIRSLVNRRATVPCFVVDSNDSSKMKAGGSEARILKTPGFERGTEIGEVEIEIKVFDYKEE; from the coding sequence ATGAACTACGATCCAAAAGAAGTGAACGTCATTTTAGGAGGAACTTACCTCGCTGGCTTTGCAGAAACGATGGTATCTGCCGAAAAGGACGAGGATGACTTTACGCCAACATATGGAGCGCAAGGTGAATATAGCGTTGCGGAAAGCCACAACACTCTAGGGACGGTTACAGTAACCTTACAACACACTTCGCCTAGCATTTCTTACATTCGCAGTTTAGTGAATAGAAGAGCAACTGTGCCGTGTTTTGTTGTTGATTCAAACGATTCAAGCAAAATGAAAGCAGGTGGAAGTGAAGCGCGCATCCTAAAGACACCCGGGTTCGAGCGTGGAACTGAAATAGGAGAAGTAGAAATTGAAATCAAAGTGTTTGACTACAAGGAGGAATAA
- a CDS encoding DUF3383 family protein: MTIRDVEVVIDRRTQSVSQTGFGTPLILASTKDHPFTTYSTIEALSADFDESTGIYKRANRIFSQNPRPEKIAVLGVAYDSETADPTAFTTTLNDNAQKDFYFLFCEVETQAVVQELSGWAEANKKLYFFNSDDPSIHGTLQSDYTVAALHTDAESYLAEGWVGVCAPQDPGSITWKFKTITGITEADYSASEIDEIVEDGGNTYIRQGGVLHTYDGRTTSGEWIDVIRSQHFIEERIKESVFQTLVSAPKVPYDSRGIAMIEVAIESVLKTAFSNGMIAADDDGQALYSVSTPSRNEISSTDRKNRVLPDVTFEFELSGAIHKTKIHGVIRV; the protein is encoded by the coding sequence ATGACCATCAGGGATGTCGAGGTCGTTATTGACAGAAGGACTCAATCAGTTTCACAGACTGGTTTCGGTACGCCTCTAATACTAGCGAGCACTAAAGATCACCCTTTCACCACATACAGCACAATTGAAGCATTATCTGCCGATTTTGATGAATCTACAGGAATATATAAAAGGGCAAACAGAATCTTCTCGCAGAATCCACGACCAGAAAAAATTGCGGTGTTGGGGGTAGCTTATGATTCTGAAACTGCTGATCCTACAGCATTTACAACCACCTTGAATGATAACGCGCAAAAAGATTTCTATTTCTTGTTTTGTGAAGTAGAAACTCAAGCAGTAGTTCAAGAGTTGTCTGGTTGGGCAGAAGCGAATAAAAAGCTCTATTTCTTCAATTCAGATGACCCTTCTATTCACGGGACATTACAAAGTGATTACACAGTCGCAGCACTTCACACTGACGCAGAGTCATACCTTGCAGAAGGTTGGGTTGGTGTGTGCGCTCCTCAAGACCCAGGATCAATCACATGGAAGTTTAAAACTATTACAGGTATCACTGAAGCTGATTACTCGGCATCAGAAATTGATGAGATTGTTGAGGACGGAGGGAACACATACATTCGTCAAGGTGGCGTTTTGCACACTTACGACGGACGCACGACAAGCGGTGAGTGGATCGATGTAATTCGGTCACAACACTTTATTGAAGAGAGAATTAAAGAATCTGTATTTCAGACCCTTGTTTCAGCTCCTAAAGTCCCTTATGACAGCCGAGGAATCGCGATGATTGAAGTTGCTATTGAAAGCGTGCTGAAAACCGCCTTCAGCAACGGCATGATCGCAGCGGATGACGATGGTCAAGCCTTGTACAGTGTTTCAACGCCAAGTCGGAATGAAATTTCATCCACTGACAGAAAAAATCGCGTTTTGCCGGATGTAACATTTGAATTTGAGTTAAGCGGAGCTATTCATAAGACGAAAATTCATGGCGTCATTAGAGTTTAA
- a CDS encoding phage neck terminator protein: MIDYNKIKETLRAVIWNDLGCFFVDLENGDPRPDNQDDIDTFISHKFTSPYIPQKGYEANNADDLNYVTHPTMTLSLTVYSSSKGDALNKAHQLKQWFAFHGYEYLKENELIIVSTSAIQDRTTFLETRYDNRVGFDATIRVVDQEVREIDLISKVDLNKEQIGE, encoded by the coding sequence ATGATTGATTACAATAAAATAAAAGAAACGTTACGCGCAGTCATCTGGAACGATCTTGGGTGCTTTTTTGTGGATTTAGAGAACGGAGACCCAAGACCAGACAATCAAGATGACATCGACACATTTATAAGCCACAAGTTCACAAGTCCTTATATCCCGCAAAAGGGGTATGAAGCGAATAACGCGGATGACCTTAATTATGTAACTCACCCAACCATGACGCTTTCGTTAACTGTTTACAGCTCTAGCAAAGGCGACGCGCTTAACAAGGCGCACCAACTAAAGCAGTGGTTTGCATTTCATGGTTACGAGTACTTAAAAGAGAACGAATTGATCATTGTTTCAACCAGCGCTATCCAAGATCGCACAACATTCTTGGAGACTAGATATGACAATAGAGTAGGATTTGATGCGACAATTCGTGTCGTTGATCAAGAAGTTAGAGAGATAGACTTAATTAGTAAGGTTGATCTCAATAAAGAACAAATAGGAGAGTGA
- a CDS encoding Rho termination factor N-terminal domain-containing protein encodes MGLASFQRMRLLQKERERIEKRSSETRSTEGQATQAKPKESTKEIEEMTVPELKELAKAQDIEGHSTMKKKELVEVLRDVT; translated from the coding sequence ATGGGATTGGCTAGCTTCCAACGCATGAGGCTCTTGCAAAAGGAGCGTGAGCGCATTGAAAAAAGGTCGAGTGAAACGCGGAGCACCGAAGGACAAGCGACTCAAGCAAAACCGAAAGAATCGACGAAAGAAATCGAAGAAATGACGGTTCCTGAATTAAAGGAATTAGCAAAAGCGCAAGACATAGAAGGTCACTCCACCATGAAGAAAAAAGAACTTGTGGAGGTGCTTCGAGATGTCACCTGA
- a CDS encoding major capsid protein, with protein sequence MPSTKIADVIVPDVFNPYVVERTAELSAFYQSGIISNNEELNRLATSGGRILNMPFWEDLNGDDEVLSDQTPLKPNRIESSKDAAVLHLRGKAWGVNDLAKALSGDDPMAAIADLVADYWARQWQKLTLATLEGVFAAPSMSDNVLDVSGETDGVFDGDSFIDALHRMGDAESRLTALGVHSATYASMRKQGLIEFIRDQDNNIDFPSYMGKRLIIDDSMTVEEVTPAEGDPYKAYTTYLFGQGAIGYGEGGAPVPTETDRDSLQGEDILINRRHFIMHPRGVRFMDKSVAGEAPTNAELTDQTNWQAVYEPKNIRMVAFKHKLL encoded by the coding sequence ATGCCATCAACAAAAATTGCTGATGTAATCGTACCTGATGTTTTTAACCCTTATGTCGTAGAAAGAACAGCCGAACTTTCTGCTTTTTATCAAAGCGGAATTATTTCCAATAACGAAGAGTTGAATCGACTTGCAACTAGCGGTGGCAGAATCCTCAACATGCCGTTCTGGGAAGATTTGAACGGTGATGATGAGGTTCTTTCGGATCAAACGCCACTTAAACCGAATAGAATCGAATCTAGTAAAGATGCCGCTGTCCTTCATTTGAGAGGTAAGGCTTGGGGTGTTAACGATTTGGCTAAAGCATTAAGTGGAGATGACCCAATGGCAGCTATCGCCGATTTAGTTGCTGACTACTGGGCTCGTCAATGGCAGAAGCTAACGCTCGCAACACTTGAAGGGGTGTTCGCTGCACCTTCTATGTCTGACAATGTACTAGATGTTTCAGGAGAGACGGACGGCGTGTTTGATGGTGATAGCTTCATTGATGCTTTGCACCGCATGGGTGATGCAGAATCACGTTTAACGGCTCTAGGTGTACACTCAGCTACTTATGCCTCAATGCGTAAACAAGGGTTGATTGAATTTATTCGAGATCAAGACAATAACATTGACTTTCCTAGTTACATGGGGAAACGACTAATCATTGATGATTCTATGACTGTCGAAGAGGTTACACCTGCCGAGGGCGATCCTTACAAAGCTTATACCACGTATTTGTTTGGACAAGGCGCAATCGGATACGGAGAAGGAGGCGCGCCAGTGCCTACAGAAACTGATCGTGACAGCTTGCAAGGGGAAGACATCTTGATCAACCGCCGTCACTTTATCATGCATCCGCGAGGCGTACGTTTCATGGATAAAAGTGTAGCAGGTGAAGCACCAACCAACGCTGAGTTAACAGATCAAACAAACTGGCAGGCGGTATATGAACCTAAAAACATCCGTATGGTCGCATTTAAACACAAACTACTGTAA
- a CDS encoding capsid assembly scaffolding protein Gp46 family protein has protein sequence MKSNTFERLLKLNLQYFAEEGEEEDSQDQTDTPDEGEEKTFTQEDMDNAIQQRLAKEKKKFEQERKKQEKEMREQIEQEKKEAAELAKLSEEERLKVEAEKKEMQLKQREEELNEKEKEFQRKKLEMDTVEVLRERKLPPQFASLVLGEDSEDTLNNIVTFQEEWQEAIEAEVNKRLATDTPSVGTKNKGTYNPWKKETRNLTEQGRILRENPELAQKLKTQAGVK, from the coding sequence ATGAAATCAAATACATTTGAACGACTATTAAAGTTGAATCTTCAATACTTTGCCGAAGAAGGCGAAGAGGAAGACAGCCAAGATCAGACAGACACTCCTGACGAGGGGGAGGAAAAGACGTTTACGCAAGAGGACATGGACAACGCTATCCAACAACGTCTAGCGAAAGAAAAGAAGAAATTCGAACAAGAACGTAAGAAGCAAGAGAAAGAAATGCGTGAGCAAATCGAACAAGAAAAGAAAGAAGCTGCTGAACTAGCAAAGCTTAGCGAGGAAGAACGTCTCAAGGTAGAAGCTGAGAAGAAAGAGATGCAACTCAAACAACGCGAAGAAGAGCTTAACGAAAAGGAAAAAGAGTTTCAGCGCAAGAAACTTGAAATGGATACCGTTGAAGTGCTTCGCGAGCGCAAATTACCGCCACAATTCGCATCTCTCGTGCTTGGTGAAGACTCAGAGGACACACTTAACAATATCGTGACATTTCAAGAGGAATGGCAAGAAGCTATTGAGGCAGAGGTGAACAAACGACTAGCAACAGACACACCGAGTGTCGGAACCAAGAATAAAGGAACTTACAACCCATGGAAAAAAGAAACTCGTAATCTCACGGAACAAGGTCGTATATTGCGAGAAAATCCAGAATTAGCACAAAAACTAAAAACGCAAGCAGGCGTAAAATAA
- a CDS encoding phage minor head protein: MKSFRDLKERLEKLTDRKERDVAKRYALLLKEIQALVSKRYKEYEQDGKLTYTEMAKYNRLKKLEKDIIRAVNSKETGLRNEIHGHLTDQYKESYYRTGYLIETEAEAKASYTTLRDEVIDEAVNTNFTGLTLNDRLSKRRAELIVNMRETIVRGLHEGQTYSKMIKLIQNELEGDRAKAQRIVRTEAHRIREAASLNSATYAEAKGIITIKVWNTVKDERVRERHERLDGVEVNKVDGVFEIDGYTAEAPSQFGVAELDINCRCYLTYRIEKVKRPKNTRAKELAFAEWQKEMIS; the protein is encoded by the coding sequence ATGAAGAGCTTCCGTGATTTAAAAGAGAGACTAGAGAAACTGACCGATCGAAAAGAAAGGGATGTCGCCAAAAGATACGCTTTGTTACTAAAAGAGATTCAAGCGTTGGTATCTAAGCGATATAAAGAATACGAGCAAGACGGTAAGCTCACCTATACCGAAATGGCGAAGTACAATCGCTTGAAGAAGCTTGAGAAAGATATCATTCGCGCGGTCAACTCAAAAGAAACCGGATTAAGAAACGAAATACACGGTCACTTAACAGATCAATACAAAGAGTCGTACTACAGAACAGGTTATTTGATCGAAACAGAAGCGGAAGCTAAGGCGTCATATACAACTCTACGTGACGAGGTTATCGATGAAGCAGTGAATACGAATTTCACAGGACTCACATTAAATGACCGATTATCAAAAAGACGCGCTGAGCTAATTGTCAACATGAGAGAAACAATAGTACGAGGACTTCACGAAGGGCAGACATATAGCAAGATGATAAAACTTATTCAAAATGAACTGGAAGGCGATAGAGCTAAAGCGCAACGTATCGTTAGAACTGAAGCTCACCGCATCAGGGAGGCCGCTAGTTTAAATAGCGCCACGTACGCTGAAGCAAAAGGCATCATCACGATAAAAGTCTGGAACACCGTTAAAGACGAGAGAGTGCGCGAAAGGCATGAAAGATTAGATGGTGTTGAGGTTAATAAGGTTGACGGTGTATTTGAGATCGATGGCTATACTGCCGAAGCTCCTTCGCAATTCGGAGTTGCAGAATTAGACATAAATTGTCGATGCTACCTCACATATCGAATCGAAAAGGTAAAACGTCCCAAAAACACAAGGGCGAAAGAATTAGCTTTTGCAGAATGGCAAAAGGAGATGATCTCTTGA
- a CDS encoding phage portal protein translates to MAIRFFTYEDIVSDKDTTEIYVYTKDRIFRYEKKNEDVYFVDEQPHFFEEVPIVPYWNKEEGGKGDFEDILSLNDAYNLLQSDDINESNYSNDAYLIIKGMDVKPEDVSEMKEKRAIEVTEDGDVQWLTKQLNDAWKENLKNRIVEDIHKISGTPDVTDDNFAGNASGVSMRYKLLPFENNRSQKEREFKKGLQRRIRLITNMLNKQGHNYNWRDVQMTFTPNLPVNEKEEIDSVIKLAGTKLVSMDTLRNYLSIVDDSQLEKEKIDQEHEELLEQEGQYTIEEALKDEAYEELP, encoded by the coding sequence ATGGCCATTCGTTTTTTCACGTACGAGGATATTGTAAGTGACAAGGACACAACAGAAATTTATGTCTACACAAAAGACCGTATCTTTCGGTATGAGAAAAAGAATGAGGATGTTTATTTTGTTGATGAGCAACCACATTTCTTTGAAGAAGTTCCTATCGTGCCTTATTGGAATAAGGAAGAAGGCGGAAAGGGCGATTTTGAAGACATTCTAAGCCTTAATGACGCTTATAATCTTCTTCAGTCTGACGACATTAACGAGAGTAATTATTCCAACGATGCTTATTTGATCATAAAAGGTATGGATGTTAAGCCTGAAGATGTATCTGAAATGAAAGAGAAACGCGCTATCGAAGTAACAGAAGACGGAGATGTCCAGTGGCTAACCAAACAACTCAATGACGCATGGAAAGAGAATCTCAAAAACCGCATTGTCGAGGATATTCATAAGATAAGCGGAACTCCTGATGTGACGGATGATAATTTTGCAGGGAATGCTAGTGGTGTATCAATGCGATATAAGCTCCTGCCATTTGAAAACAACCGTTCTCAAAAGGAAAGGGAATTCAAAAAGGGCTTACAACGTCGTATTCGGTTAATCACAAACATGCTCAATAAACAAGGTCACAATTACAACTGGCGTGATGTTCAAATGACATTTACACCCAACCTTCCTGTTAACGAGAAAGAAGAGATCGATAGTGTTATTAAGCTCGCAGGCACTAAGTTAGTCAGCATGGATACATTGCGAAATTATCTATCGATTGTCGATGATTCTCAGCTAGAAAAAGAGAAAATCGATCAAGAACACGAGGAATTACTAGAACAAGAAGGACAATATACGATCGAAGAAGCTTTAAAGGACGAGGCTTATGAAGAGCTTCCGTGA
- a CDS encoding phage portal protein, giving the protein MYRLDIEEPTVEVIKKLIDEYDDSTAEKLQNYYDGNQDILKRKFEDDSKPNNKIVTNFCKYITNVSVGNFIGVPVSYSSEDEDYMQQLQDIFNFNNEQQVNATLARTASIRSKAFEIVYTTTDDSGQLQIRFAELDQEEQNVIIVYDRSIEKK; this is encoded by the coding sequence GTGTATCGATTGGACATTGAAGAACCAACAGTAGAGGTTATTAAGAAGTTAATAGATGAGTACGATGATTCGACTGCAGAAAAACTGCAAAACTACTATGACGGCAACCAAGACATTCTCAAACGTAAGTTCGAGGATGATTCAAAGCCCAACAACAAGATTGTGACGAACTTCTGTAAGTACATCACTAACGTGTCGGTAGGTAACTTTATCGGCGTTCCTGTTAGTTACTCTAGCGAAGACGAAGATTACATGCAGCAGTTACAAGACATATTTAATTTCAATAACGAGCAACAAGTCAACGCTACTCTAGCGCGCACAGCTAGCATCCGTTCAAAAGCATTCGAGATTGTATACACAACGACTGATGATAGCGGGCAGCTACAAATACGTTTTGCGGAGTTAGATCAAGAAGAGCAAAACGTCATCATCGTGTATGATCGCTCAATTGAGAAAAAATAG
- the terL gene encoding phage terminase large subunit: MRTPTITTEQREALAQAARDELARRSFRDYLVRVHRGNYRHFKHTSYVAERLEAIANGEQKHIIIEMPPRHGKSMTVTESFPSYYLGKNPSKRVITASYSDSLARKFGRLNREKLNEYGSRLFSVSLSTINAAQNNWGIEGYRGGMIATGIGGSITGEGADLLLIDDPFKNKEEADSQTIREKVWGEWEATLSTRLHKGGSVIVIMTRWHEDDLVGRLLERSPYNWERIRMPALAEDSDDLLGRQVDEPLCPELGFDEEWAKNKKIEVGSRTWTALYQQRPSPGQGNIFNRGWWKYYKKLPTRFDEVLQSWDCTFKDSDSSDYVVGQVWGRVGADRYLIDQVRGRMDLPTTMQAIRNLTSEYPEAKSKLIEDKANGPAVIQMLKREITGLIPVNPEGGKVVRAQAVSPEVEAGNVYLPDPTIAPWINDFVEETASFPNGANDDQVDGMSQALNRFSNKNNRLKIRNKSAFGL; the protein is encoded by the coding sequence TTGCGAACTCCGACGATAACAACTGAACAACGCGAAGCACTAGCACAAGCAGCCAGAGATGAACTTGCAAGACGTTCTTTCAGAGATTATTTAGTTCGTGTGCATAGAGGTAACTACAGGCACTTTAAACACACGTCATATGTCGCGGAACGACTTGAAGCTATCGCCAACGGTGAGCAGAAGCACATCATTATAGAAATGCCGCCGCGTCATGGTAAATCAATGACCGTAACAGAATCGTTTCCTTCGTATTATTTAGGGAAAAACCCTAGCAAACGTGTTATCACAGCTTCATATTCAGATTCATTAGCACGCAAATTCGGACGACTAAACCGTGAAAAACTCAATGAGTACGGTAGTCGTCTTTTTTCTGTATCTTTATCGACAATTAATGCAGCGCAAAATAACTGGGGTATCGAGGGGTATCGAGGCGGAATGATTGCAACAGGTATCGGTGGTTCAATCACCGGTGAAGGGGCAGACCTCCTACTCATCGATGACCCATTTAAGAACAAAGAAGAAGCCGACTCTCAAACAATTCGCGAAAAAGTATGGGGAGAATGGGAAGCAACACTCTCAACAAGGCTTCACAAAGGTGGCTCTGTCATCGTCATCATGACGCGGTGGCACGAGGATGATCTTGTGGGACGTCTCTTAGAGCGAAGCCCTTACAACTGGGAGCGCATTCGGATGCCGGCACTTGCCGAGGATTCAGACGACCTGCTCGGACGTCAGGTTGACGAGCCTCTATGCCCAGAACTTGGGTTTGACGAGGAATGGGCGAAAAACAAGAAAATAGAGGTCGGAAGTCGTACTTGGACGGCACTTTATCAACAAAGGCCGTCGCCAGGTCAAGGGAACATCTTCAATCGCGGATGGTGGAAGTATTATAAGAAGCTTCCGACACGTTTTGATGAGGTCTTGCAGTCTTGGGATTGTACGTTTAAAGATAGTGACAGCTCTGACTATGTAGTCGGTCAAGTGTGGGGGCGTGTAGGTGCTGATCGTTACTTAATCGATCAAGTTCGCGGCCGTATGGATTTACCAACAACCATGCAGGCGATACGTAACCTGACGAGCGAATACCCTGAGGCAAAAAGTAAATTGATTGAGGATAAAGCAAATGGTCCGGCTGTTATTCAAATGCTTAAACGTGAGATCACAGGGCTTATTCCAGTCAATCCGGAGGGTGGTAAGGTAGTTCGCGCCCAAGCTGTTTCGCCTGAGGTGGAGGCAGGAAATGTTTATTTACCTGATCCGACCATAGCGCCTTGGATTAATGATTTTGTAGAGGAAACGGCGTCCTTCCCTAATGGAGCTAATGACGACCAAGTTGACGGTATGTCACAGGCGTTGAATAGGTTTAGTAACAAAAACAATAGATTGAAAATCAGAAACAAATCAGCATTTGGATTATAA